The following coding sequences are from one Thermoplasmatales archaeon window:
- a CDS encoding PLP-dependent aminotransferase family protein, protein MLIDNICQKKELLNKVTLHLMSFENLYSARIKRIRSSEIRELLEISQQPDMISFAGGLPNPKAFPVEDIKEIVNKVLEEEPIKALQYGATGGLAEFREELVKYAKRHGIEAKYEELFITVGSQQALDLAGRVFIDEGDVIFTALPTYLGAINAFLAYGAKLVGVPLDEDGMRVDLLEEKIKELKKKGEKLKMIYTVPTFQNPAGVELSEERRKRMIELANEHNLIIVEDEPYERLRFEGKPLKAIKSYDKEGRVIYMATFSKILAPGFRLAYVIGSEELSKKMLVAKQSMDLCPPGITQIVAYHYIKNGYIERHIPKIIEMYKRKRDIMLNSLEEYFPHGCKWTRPKGGMFLWVELPKHISTIEMFKDAIAEKVAYVHGKAFHVDGSGENTMRLNFTNPEDEMVEEGIRRLARVIKKRI, encoded by the coding sequence ATGCTAATTGATAACATTTGTCAAAAGAAAGAATTATTAAATAAAGTAACATTACATTTAATGAGTTTTGAAAATTTATACTCCGCAAGGATAAAAAGAATTCGCTCTTCTGAAATAAGGGAATTGCTCGAAATATCCCAGCAACCAGATATGATATCTTTTGCGGGTGGTCTGCCAAATCCAAAAGCATTTCCAGTAGAAGATATAAAAGAAATAGTAAATAAAGTCCTTGAAGAAGAGCCAATAAAAGCCCTCCAGTATGGCGCAACGGGCGGGCTGGCGGAATTCAGGGAGGAGCTTGTAAAATATGCGAAAAGGCATGGAATTGAGGCAAAATATGAAGAGCTTTTTATTACCGTTGGCTCCCAGCAAGCTTTAGATCTGGCTGGAAGGGTTTTTATTGATGAGGGAGATGTTATTTTTACTGCTTTGCCAACATATCTTGGAGCGATAAATGCATTTCTTGCATATGGAGCGAAGCTTGTGGGTGTGCCACTTGATGAAGATGGTATGAGAGTTGATTTGCTAGAGGAAAAGATAAAAGAGTTGAAAAAGAAGGGAGAAAAGCTTAAGATGATTTATACGGTTCCTACTTTTCAGAATCCCGCGGGAGTTGAGCTATCAGAGGAAAGAAGGAAAAGAATGATTGAATTAGCAAATGAGCATAATCTTATAATTGTTGAAGATGAGCCATATGAAAGGTTGAGATTTGAAGGAAAACCACTTAAAGCAATAAAATCATATGATAAAGAGGGGAGGGTAATTTACATGGCAACATTTTCAAAAATACTTGCTCCCGGCTTCAGGCTTGCATATGTTATAGGAAGTGAGGAATTGAGCAAGAAAATGCTAGTCGCAAAGCAATCAATGGATCTCTGTCCTCCTGGAATTACTCAGATTGTTGCATATCATTACATAAAGAATGGATATATAGAAAGGCATATACCAAAAATCATAGAGATGTATAAGAGGAAAAGGGATATAATGCTTAATTCACTAGAAGAATATTTCCCTCACGGATGCAAATGGACAAGGCCGAAGGGAGGAATGTTTTTATGGGTTGAATTGCCAAAACATATAAGCACAATTGAAATGTTTAAAGATGCGATAGCGGAAAAAGTTGCTTATGTCCATGGTAAGGCATTTCATGTTGATGGTAGTGGGGAAAATACAATGCGCTTAAATTTCACAAATCCAGAAGATGAAATGGTGGAAGAAGGAATAAGAAGGCTTGCAAGAGTTATAAAGAAGAGAATATAG
- the larC gene encoding nickel pincer cofactor biosynthesis protein LarC — MIGYIDIISGISGDMLLSSLIDAGFSLKKLKEEIDKLGIEVNIKAERVRDVVEGTSLKIHSSDIKFRNLKDIYKIIEESSLEEDIKFDAKKIFKEIAKAEEKIHGISIEKVHFHEIGAVDTIVDVVGSLVGIKSLKIKKIYSSPPLLGRGKIQCEHGIIPLPAPATLELLKGKPVIFSSLEGETTTPTGAALLGIARFGWPEMEVRRIGYGFGARKMAIPNFLRFVVGKEIDEEGIYAIEANIDDMSPEFFPYLIEKLIKSGAKDAFILPVIMKKGRSGNLLKVISTYNKMEEIKKIIFEETTTLGLRYYKVKRDVLEREIRKIQTKYGEVNVKIGYYNGRIVNISPEYEECRKIASQKKIPLKEIYEEAKRKAFLICQSNFDWS, encoded by the coding sequence ATGATAGGATATATTGATATAATATCTGGAATAAGTGGAGACATGCTCCTCTCATCCCTTATTGATGCGGGCTTTTCCTTAAAAAAATTGAAAGAAGAAATAGATAAGCTTGGAATAGAAGTGAATATAAAGGCAGAGAGGGTAAGAGATGTTGTTGAAGGAACTTCATTAAAAATTCATTCATCTGATATAAAATTCAGAAATTTGAAAGATATTTATAAAATAATAGAAGAAAGCTCACTTGAAGAAGATATAAAATTTGATGCAAAGAAAATTTTTAAGGAAATTGCAAAAGCGGAAGAGAAGATTCATGGAATAAGCATTGAAAAAGTACATTTTCATGAAATAGGGGCAGTGGATACAATTGTTGATGTAGTTGGCTCTCTTGTTGGGATAAAAAGCTTAAAAATAAAAAAAATCTATTCTTCTCCCCCTCTTCTCGGAAGAGGAAAAATTCAATGTGAGCATGGTATCATTCCATTGCCCGCTCCCGCAACTCTGGAATTGCTAAAAGGAAAACCCGTGATTTTTTCCTCGCTTGAAGGAGAAACAACCACTCCCACTGGCGCCGCCCTGCTTGGCATAGCTAGATTTGGATGGCCGGAAATGGAGGTGAGGAGAATTGGATATGGATTTGGGGCAAGGAAGATGGCTATTCCCAATTTTTTGAGATTTGTTGTTGGAAAGGAAATTGATGAAGAAGGGATTTATGCTATAGAAGCGAATATAGATGATATGAGCCCTGAATTTTTCCCTTACTTGATTGAAAAGCTTATTAAAAGTGGAGCAAAAGATGCCTTTATTCTTCCAGTAATCATGAAAAAGGGAAGGAGTGGAAATTTGCTTAAAGTTATATCTACTTATAATAAGATGGAGGAGATAAAGAAAATCATATTTGAAGAAACTACTACTTTGGGGCTGAGATATTACAAAGTTAAGAGGGATGTTCTTGAAAGGGAAATCAGGAAAATTCAAACTAAATATGGAGAAGTTAATGTTAAAATAGGTTATTATAATGGAAGAATAGTAAACATATCTCCAGAATATGAGGAGTGCAGGAAAATCGCAAGCCAGAAAAAAATACCATTGAAGGAGATATATGAAGAGGCAAAAAGAAAGGCATTTTTGATTTGTCAGAGCAATTTTGATTGGAGTTAG
- a CDS encoding DUF63 family protein, with product MKLRYISIPLIFFLILLILFPHIFYDRFIWKYFIGPVIADATGRPAVRNGVIAYEGYTIISELVYGAFLILFIYLCYLFFEKYKIKVDLKFIIYSLPFIAYGSISRVLEDAGALPTPLSYLFITPFIYAQVGIFFFISILYGIKFKEEKNFIIAIFGINIFYAFLYFIFSLKLNPVIFAIISIIAFFIYRKMAKDYNSSIFLFGIIAMISSLATLIFFVRKIEAIILISLFLSIALTAFIFYLLKDKISFMDKISSFVIFAHLLDGITTYLAVVDPFKIGFKYGEKHPFSAFLMNYGILYPLIKTIVTFLVLYGIDDLKLNLKNTIKFFLFFLGFSPGLRDLLRVLISV from the coding sequence ATGAAGCTTCGCTACATTTCAATCCCGCTAATTTTTTTCCTTATCCTGCTAATCCTCTTTCCCCATATATTCTATGACAGATTTATATGGAAATACTTCATCGGCCCAGTAATAGCGGACGCAACAGGCAGGCCAGCGGTAAGAAATGGTGTAATAGCATATGAAGGATATACAATTATATCTGAGCTAGTATATGGTGCTTTTCTTATTTTATTCATCTATCTGTGCTATCTCTTCTTTGAAAAATATAAGATAAAAGTTGATTTGAAATTTATAATTTATTCCCTGCCTTTCATAGCATATGGTTCAATTTCAAGGGTTCTTGAAGATGCGGGAGCATTACCAACTCCTCTCTCATATCTTTTTATCACCCCTTTTATATACGCTCAGGTAGGAATATTTTTTTTCATTTCAATTTTATATGGAATAAAATTTAAGGAAGAAAAAAATTTTATTATAGCTATTTTTGGAATAAACATTTTTTATGCCTTCCTTTATTTCATTTTTTCTTTAAAGCTAAATCCAGTTATTTTTGCAATAATTTCCATAATAGCATTTTTTATATACAGAAAAATGGCTAAGGATTACAATTCTTCAATTTTCTTATTTGGCATAATTGCAATGATCTCATCGCTTGCAACCCTTATTTTTTTTGTAAGAAAAATTGAGGCAATAATTTTAATTTCTTTATTTTTATCAATAGCATTAACCGCATTTATTTTCTACTTGCTGAAAGATAAAATATCTTTCATGGATAAAATTAGCTCTTTTGTAATTTTTGCCCATCTTTTGGATGGAATAACAACATATCTTGCAGTTGTTGATCCTTTCAAGATAGGTTTCAAATATGGAGAGAAGCATCCTTTTTCTGCTTTTTTGATGAATTACGGTATTCTATATCCCTTAATAAAAACAATTGTAACATTTCTTGTATTATATGGAATAGATGATTTAAAATTGAATTTGAAAAATACAATAAAGTTCTTCTTATTTTTCCTAGGATTTTCTCCTGGATTAAGAGATTTACTACGCGTCCTTATATCTGTTTAG
- the porA gene encoding pyruvate ferredoxin oxidoreductase — protein MIFIDTANHISALAVKMAKPKVIAAYPITPQTTIVERLAEYVEKGELDAEFIRVESEHSAMTACIAAEACGIRTFTATSSHGLLLMHEMLHWAGLARLPVVMVNVNRAVGPGWNIWSDANDSMAQRDTGWLHFYCSSNQEVFDTIIQAYKIAESQEVMLPAMICYDGFILSHTSMPVEVPSQKEIDDFLPPFKPAWKISVEEPITHGNIIEPFNYAKVRHDMMISMENAKKVIEEVGEEWGKKFGRYYGLVEEYKCDDADYVILSMASIASEAKFAVDRLRSKGEKVGVVNLRTHRPMPFEKLKYDKIIVIERAISPGLGGIVYNEIKGRVKDAYGFIAGIGGMDVSYKDIERIYELAKKGKEGFYPFEVS, from the coding sequence ATGATTTTTATAGATACCGCAAATCATATTTCAGCTCTCGCAGTAAAGATGGCGAAACCAAAAGTTATAGCTGCATATCCTATAACACCTCAGACAACAATTGTTGAAAGGCTTGCGGAATATGTTGAAAAAGGAGAGCTCGATGCGGAATTCATAAGAGTTGAATCAGAGCATTCCGCAATGACCGCTTGCATTGCAGCAGAAGCATGCGGGATAAGAACTTTTACCGCAACATCATCTCATGGCCTGCTTTTAATGCATGAGATGCTTCATTGGGCGGGCCTGGCTCGCCTGCCGGTTGTGATGGTAAATGTTAATAGGGCGGTGGGGCCTGGTTGGAATATATGGAGTGATGCAAATGATTCAATGGCACAGCGTGATACAGGATGGTTACATTTTTACTGTTCTTCAAATCAAGAGGTTTTTGATACAATTATACAGGCGTATAAAATTGCTGAGAGCCAGGAAGTTATGTTGCCCGCGATGATCTGCTATGATGGATTTATATTGAGTCATACATCAATGCCTGTTGAAGTTCCTTCTCAAAAAGAAATAGATGATTTTTTACCTCCTTTTAAGCCAGCCTGGAAAATAAGTGTTGAAGAGCCAATAACTCATGGAAATATAATCGAGCCATTTAACTATGCAAAGGTAAGGCATGATATGATGATTTCAATGGAAAATGCAAAAAAGGTTATTGAAGAAGTGGGTGAGGAATGGGGGAAAAAATTCGGTCGCTACTACGGGCTAGTTGAAGAATATAAATGCGATGATGCGGATTATGTAATTCTTTCGATGGCATCTATAGCAAGTGAAGCAAAATTTGCGGTTGACAGGCTTCGCAGTAAAGGAGAAAAAGTAGGTGTAGTAAATTTGAGGACACATCGCCCAATGCCTTTTGAAAAGTTAAAATATGATAAGATAATTGTAATTGAAAGAGCTATTTCTCCTGGACTGGGAGGAATAGTATACAATGAAATTAAGGGAAGAGTAAAAGATGCTTATGGTTTTATAGCGGGAATAGGAGGGATGGATGTTAGCTATAAAGATATTGAAAGAATTTATGAGCTTGCAAAGAAAGGGAAGGAAGGTTTTTATCCATTTGAGGTGAGCTGA
- a CDS encoding 3-methyl-2-oxobutanoate dehydrogenase subunit beta, producing MAIKDLPKEEYILKGHAACPGCPITIALRIALKALGKKVIFVVPASCSAVIQALYPKTSFAIPTLNIAFEASAAAASGIASSLKVLGREDIIPVVWAGDGGTYDIGLQALSGALERQTNFIYVCYNNQMYSNTGIQRSGATPYGAWTTTTWSGKKENEKNFAEIVMAHRISYVATSTIAYPEDLYRKMKRAKEVNGPRYIEILAPCPPGWRFDMSKTVEMARLAVETGAWVLYEAIDGKIEFNLESKKILEGKERKPIEEWLKMQGRFAHLKSEDVEKIKKWIDERWEYYKKIYSVK from the coding sequence ATGGCAATAAAAGATTTACCAAAAGAAGAATATATACTTAAAGGGCATGCAGCATGTCCTGGCTGTCCAATTACAATTGCCCTTCGCATTGCATTAAAGGCTCTTGGAAAAAAAGTTATATTTGTTGTGCCCGCTTCCTGCAGTGCTGTCATTCAAGCCCTCTATCCAAAAACATCCTTTGCAATTCCTACCCTAAACATTGCATTTGAGGCAAGTGCTGCTGCTGCCAGCGGGATTGCATCTTCACTGAAGGTGCTTGGCAGGGAAGATATTATACCAGTTGTGTGGGCGGGGGATGGTGGCACATATGACATTGGCCTGCAGGCATTATCTGGAGCGCTTGAGAGGCAAACTAATTTCATTTATGTTTGCTATAACAATCAGATGTATTCAAATACCGGCATCCAGAGAAGCGGGGCTACGCCATATGGAGCATGGACAACAACAACATGGAGCGGAAAAAAAGAGAATGAGAAAAATTTCGCGGAAATTGTGATGGCACATCGCATTTCCTATGTTGCAACTTCAACAATTGCATATCCAGAAGATTTATATAGAAAAATGAAGAGAGCAAAAGAAGTTAATGGGCCGAGATATATAGAAATTTTAGCTCCTTGCCCACCAGGATGGAGATTTGATATGAGCAAAACAGTTGAGATGGCAAGGCTTGCGGTGGAGACAGGAGCATGGGTTCTTTATGAAGCCATTGATGGAAAAATTGAATTTAATCTTGAAAGCAAGAAAATTCTTGAAGGTAAGGAAAGGAAGCCAATTGAAGAATGGCTGAAGATGCAGGGAAGATTTGCACATCTTAAAAGCGAGGATGTTGAAAAAATAAAGAAATGGATTGATGAGAGATGGGAGTATTACAAGAAAATTTACTCAGTGAAATAA
- the larB gene encoding nickel pincer cofactor biosynthesis protein LarB yields MEVEELLKGVKEGKISIEEAKKYLKILPFKDIGFAKIDFHRRLRRGIPEAIYAEGKTKEQIKKIVEEMLSREKIFITRANEEIYEELKGIKNCRYYKECGMIVIGKKKIEKRESYIVVASAGTADLRIAEEASVTAEELGSRVKRIYDVGVAGIHRLINFSDELENASAVIAVAGMDGMLPTLVSNFTSSPVIAVPTSIGYGTGINGLASLMGMLNSCSPGIAVVNIDNGFGAGVFAHLIDRRIK; encoded by the coding sequence ATGGAAGTTGAGGAATTGCTTAAAGGAGTAAAAGAGGGGAAAATAAGCATTGAAGAAGCTAAAAAATATCTTAAAATTCTGCCATTTAAAGATATTGGATTTGCAAAAATTGATTTTCATCGAAGGCTAAGGCGTGGAATACCTGAAGCAATATATGCGGAAGGAAAAACAAAGGAACAGATAAAGAAAATTGTTGAAGAAATGCTTTCAAGAGAGAAAATTTTCATAACAAGGGCAAATGAAGAGATATATGAAGAGCTGAAAGGGATAAAAAACTGCAGATATTATAAGGAATGCGGGATGATTGTTATAGGGAAAAAGAAAATAGAAAAAAGAGAAAGCTATATAGTTGTTGCATCTGCAGGCACCGCTGACTTAAGAATAGCGGAAGAAGCAAGCGTAACTGCTGAAGAGCTTGGAAGCAGGGTAAAAAGAATATATGATGTTGGGGTTGCGGGAATTCATCGCCTGATAAATTTTTCTGATGAGCTTGAAAATGCGAGCGCGGTTATTGCGGTTGCTGGCATGGATGGAATGCTTCCAACTCTGGTATCAAATTTTACCTCTTCACCAGTTATAGCGGTTCCAACAAGCATTGGATATGGAACTGGAATAAATGGCCTTGCCTCCTTAATGGGCATGCTAAATAGCTGTTCCCCTGGAATAGCGGTTGTTAATATTGATAATGGTTTTGGAGCGGGGGTTTTTGCTCACCTCATAGACAGGAGGATAAAATGA
- a CDS encoding 4Fe-4S binding protein: MKTSISYPTEGAMGKTGTWRVFRPVVNAEKCIKCYRCWIFCPDCAIEIDDFPVIDYDYCKGCGICSNECPVKAISMEREGK; encoded by the coding sequence ATGAAAACATCAATATCTTATCCAACTGAAGGTGCAATGGGAAAAACCGGCACATGGCGCGTGTTTAGGCCAGTTGTAAATGCGGAGAAATGCATAAAATGCTATCGATGCTGGATTTTTTGTCCGGATTGTGCTATAGAAATTGATGATTTTCCAGTTATTGACTATGACTATTGCAAGGGATGTGGAATATGCTCAAATGAATGTCCTGTTAAGGCAATTTCAATGGAGAGGGAGGGAAAATGA
- a CDS encoding 2-oxoacid:acceptor oxidoreductase family protein — protein MKEIIFYGRGGQGAVTAANLLASAALKSGNRGVQAFPFFGAERRGAPVKAFARISEGEIFLRSEIKEPDIVVVLDMGITDVIDVTAGLKKDGVILLNSNRSPRDFSYSFRVATVDATSIAIENKILVGGIPVVNTPIVGALIKLIDGVKIEALCEAIKERFPEKLAQNNINAVKSAYERVKI, from the coding sequence CTGAAGGAAATAATATTTTATGGAAGAGGCGGACAGGGAGCGGTTACTGCAGCAAATCTTCTCGCAAGCGCCGCCTTGAAAAGCGGAAACAGAGGTGTGCAAGCTTTCCCATTTTTCGGGGCGGAAAGGAGGGGGGCGCCAGTTAAGGCCTTTGCGAGGATAAGCGAAGGGGAAATTTTTTTGAGGAGCGAAATAAAAGAGCCGGATATTGTTGTTGTTCTTGATATGGGCATAACTGATGTAATTGATGTGACAGCAGGGCTGAAAAAAGATGGAGTTATTCTGCTCAATAGCAATCGTAGCCCCAGAGATTTTTCTTATTCTTTTAGAGTTGCCACAGTTGATGCAACAAGCATTGCAATAGAGAATAAAATTTTGGTTGGAGGAATACCCGTTGTAAATACTCCAATAGTTGGAGCACTCATAAAGCTTATTGATGGAGTGAAAATAGAAGCTTTGTGTGAGGCAATAAAAGAAAGATTTCCTGAAAAATTGGCTCAAAATAACATAAATGCGGTAAAATCCGCATATGAAAGGGTGAAAATATGA
- a CDS encoding DUF89 family protein, with protein MKINYSCVPCLLNRVLFEAKLVIKEEEKIHYLMKKVLEKFSEIYDEKRSSAEIATEIHALAYELIGNKDPYKNLKEESNRIALSLLPKAKEIIENSENKLEKAIICSIAANSIDFGIEGSASSPDELFLKFEEYVNEGLYINDFEKMKKYLKGEILYFTDNCGEIVFDKIVCELLKEYNVNISLVCKKYPILTDATHEDAIKIGFQDIVDEILTTGKFSVGVDFSGISEKLKRKLKEASLIICKGMANFESFSETKYKPIAYLMRVKCNPIAKSIGAKKSKNILKIYE; from the coding sequence ATGAAGATAAATTATTCCTGTGTTCCCTGCCTTTTAAACAGGGTTCTTTTTGAAGCAAAGCTTGTAATCAAGGAGGAGGAAAAAATTCATTATTTAATGAAAAAAGTGCTTGAGAAATTTTCGGAAATATATGATGAGAAGAGAAGTTCAGCGGAAATTGCAACAGAAATACATGCTCTTGCTTATGAATTAATAGGAAATAAAGATCCTTATAAAAATTTAAAAGAAGAGAGCAATAGAATAGCTTTATCACTTCTTCCAAAAGCAAAGGAAATTATTGAAAATAGTGAAAATAAGCTTGAAAAAGCAATAATATGCTCGATAGCAGCAAACTCTATAGATTTTGGAATAGAAGGTAGTGCAAGCTCGCCGGATGAGCTCTTTTTAAAATTTGAAGAATATGTGAATGAAGGACTTTATATAAATGATTTTGAAAAGATGAAAAAATATCTTAAAGGAGAAATTCTGTATTTTACAGATAATTGCGGGGAGATAGTTTTTGATAAAATTGTGTGCGAATTGCTAAAAGAATATAATGTAAATATCTCTCTTGTATGCAAGAAGTATCCAATATTAACAGATGCAACCCATGAAGATGCAATAAAAATTGGATTTCAAGATATTGTAGATGAAATATTAACAACAGGAAAATTTTCTGTTGGAGTAGATTTTTCTGGAATAAGTGAAAAATTGAAAAGGAAATTGAAAGAAGCATCTCTTATAATATGCAAGGGAATGGCAAATTTTGAATCATTTTCAGAGACAAAATATAAGCCAATAGCATATTTGATGAGAGTTAAATGCAATCCAATAGCAAAAAGCATTGGAGCAAAGAAATCAAAAAATATTTTAAAAATATATGAATAA
- a CDS encoding amidohydrolase — protein MSILIKNSIIASQDERRRIKKGDIYIEDDRIVEIGKISHEADFLIKNRIVIPGLINMHTHLPMTLFRGYADDMKLEEWLTKKIWPIEAKLRKKHISIATKLAFIEMISSGTTCCADMYFYEDEIANQAKKTGIRCFAGFSILDFDTPEMKKENLLKECEKFIRKWMGDEIVKPVVAPHSVYTCSPETLKEASEIAKKYNAYIHIHCSETRKEVYDCLRNYGVRVLEQIKRNGLLTKKTILAHCCWLTREEVKEIAKSKACVAHNPVSNMKLATGGFTPLPELIEDKAFVSLGTDGAGSNNKLDMFETMKFCALIHKQHRWDASILNAQEVFDMATTNSYRFLGIDGGVIKEGKKADLVCIELKSPNLIPSHNVISNIVYSSNCMNVSDVIINGKLLMKNRKLNLDVERIYEEVEKAKEELFAQ, from the coding sequence ATGAGCATACTGATAAAAAATTCAATAATAGCTAGTCAGGATGAAAGGAGGAGAATAAAGAAGGGAGATATTTATATAGAGGATGATAGAATTGTTGAAATAGGAAAAATTTCTCATGAAGCGGATTTTTTAATAAAAAACAGGATAGTGATTCCTGGATTAATAAACATGCATACCCATTTACCAATGACTCTTTTTCGTGGTTATGCGGATGATATGAAACTGGAAGAATGGCTAACTAAAAAAATATGGCCTATTGAAGCAAAATTAAGAAAAAAACATATTTCCATAGCAACAAAACTTGCATTTATTGAGATGATTTCAAGTGGCACAACTTGCTGTGCGGATATGTATTTTTATGAGGATGAAATTGCAAATCAGGCAAAAAAAACAGGGATAAGATGCTTCGCTGGCTTCAGCATTCTTGATTTCGATACTCCTGAGATGAAAAAAGAAAATCTTTTAAAGGAATGTGAAAAATTTATAAGGAAATGGATGGGCGATGAGATAGTTAAGCCAGTTGTTGCCCCTCATTCTGTATATACATGCTCACCTGAAACTTTAAAGGAGGCAAGTGAGATTGCAAAAAAATACAATGCATATATTCATATTCATTGCTCGGAAACAAGAAAAGAAGTTTATGATTGCCTTAGAAATTATGGTGTAAGGGTTTTAGAACAAATTAAAAGGAATGGATTGCTGACAAAAAAGACAATACTTGCCCATTGCTGCTGGCTTACTAGAGAAGAAGTAAAGGAAATAGCCAAATCAAAGGCCTGCGTCGCCCATAATCCAGTTAGCAACATGAAGCTTGCCACAGGTGGCTTTACTCCCCTACCAGAGCTGATTGAAGATAAGGCTTTTGTTTCCCTTGGTACGGATGGGGCGGGGAGCAATAATAAGCTTGATATGTTTGAGACAATGAAATTCTGCGCCCTTATTCATAAACAGCACAGGTGGGATGCAAGCATTTTAAATGCCCAAGAAGTTTTTGATATGGCAACAACAAATTCATATCGCTTCCTTGGAATTGATGGTGGTGTAATAAAAGAAGGGAAGAAAGCGGATCTGGTATGCATTGAGCTGAAATCTCCAAATCTTATTCCATCCCATAATGTAATTTCAAATATTGTTTATTCTTCAAATTGCATGAATGTAAGTGATGTTATAATAAATGGAAAGTTATTGATGAAGAACAGGAAATTAAATTTAGATGTTGAAAGAATTTATGAAGAAGTAGAGAAGGCAAAGGAAGAACTTTTCGCTCAGTAA
- a CDS encoding acetate uptake transporter, with product MKLNPAPLGLAAFALTTFLLSIHNLGFIEGSIVISLAIFYGGLAQFCAGMLSFKAENNFAGTAFSSYGAFWLAFGLAELLKGYGIVSFTAKETGLMLIAWGIFTFYMWIPSLKIGKAISLVFLTLWLTFFALGFASLLSSSHKIGGAIGIICSILAWYVSAGELINEFYGKKVIL from the coding sequence ATGAAGCTGAATCCTGCACCTCTTGGGCTTGCTGCATTTGCACTGACAACATTCCTGCTATCGATACATAATCTTGGCTTTATTGAAGGAAGCATTGTTATTTCATTAGCCATATTTTATGGAGGATTGGCTCAATTCTGCGCAGGAATGCTCTCTTTTAAAGCGGAGAATAATTTTGCGGGGACCGCCTTTTCCTCATATGGTGCATTCTGGCTTGCTTTCGGGCTTGCTGAATTGCTTAAAGGTTATGGAATTGTTAGCTTTACCGCTAAAGAAACAGGATTAATGCTTATTGCATGGGGGATATTTACCTTCTATATGTGGATTCCTTCATTGAAAATAGGAAAAGCTATTTCTCTTGTTTTCCTTACCTTATGGCTTACTTTCTTTGCCTTAGGATTTGCATCTCTTCTTTCATCCAGCCATAAGATAGGAGGGGCTATTGGTATAATTTGCTCAATCCTTGCATGGTATGTTTCTGCGGGTGAGCTGATAAATGAGTTTTATGGGAAGAAGGTAATTCTATAA